The Leptospirales bacterium genome includes a window with the following:
- a CDS encoding sodium-dependent transporter, whose product MGSAIGLGNFLRFPGLAAQYGGGHFMIPYFLAFLLLGLPIAWAEWSMGRMGGRRGFNSSPGIFYTLWKTRGAAYVGVLGLLVPVGIYMFYVYIESWCLYYALQYLQGGLDLGQDPKSYVDFFSKYTGQNADGSLFHNGLATSVWMLMLCFALNFLIVYRGLIRGIEWVSRIAIPLLFLCAGIVLVRVLTLGAPDPALPDQNVLEGLGFMWNPDRNGISLLQNLSQPRMWIDAAGQVFFSLSVGFGIIITYASYVRAGDDVALSSLTSASGNMFAEVALGGLITIPTAFIFLGQQAERVASKGSLTLGFMAMPNIFANMPLGSAVGFFWFFLLFVAAITSSISMLQPAIAFLEEGLGIGRRVSVALLAFITAVGCGFVVQFSEDLRALDYLNFWVGTLLIYVLATILVIFFARVIGVDAGMDEAERGGLIHIPRVFRFILKYVSPLYLIVLFGAWLYYDGPAQWEKLREDEVARYTVFFVLFLGGFFATLVAAAVRRWRALEAGQ is encoded by the coding sequence ATGGGCAGCGCCATTGGCCTGGGTAATTTTCTGCGATTCCCCGGACTGGCGGCGCAATACGGCGGCGGCCACTTCATGATTCCTTACTTTCTGGCCTTCCTGCTGCTTGGTCTGCCGATCGCCTGGGCGGAATGGTCCATGGGTCGAATGGGCGGCCGGCGCGGATTCAACTCCAGTCCAGGCATTTTCTATACGCTCTGGAAGACGCGCGGCGCAGCCTACGTGGGCGTGCTGGGCCTGCTGGTTCCTGTTGGGATTTATATGTTCTATGTATATATAGAATCATGGTGTCTCTACTATGCGCTGCAATACCTTCAAGGCGGACTTGATCTTGGTCAGGATCCGAAAAGCTATGTGGACTTTTTTTCCAAATACACCGGACAGAACGCCGATGGATCGCTGTTTCACAACGGCCTGGCAACCAGCGTCTGGATGTTGATGCTTTGCTTTGCCCTTAACTTTCTCATTGTATATCGCGGATTGATCCGTGGCATTGAGTGGGTCTCGCGCATTGCCATACCGCTGCTTTTCTTGTGCGCTGGAATTGTACTGGTGCGGGTGCTGACGCTGGGCGCGCCTGATCCGGCGCTGCCCGATCAGAATGTCCTGGAAGGACTGGGATTCATGTGGAATCCGGATCGCAATGGCATCTCGCTGCTGCAAAATCTCAGTCAGCCCAGAATGTGGATCGATGCGGCCGGACAGGTCTTCTTCTCGTTGTCCGTGGGCTTTGGCATCATCATTACCTATGCCAGCTATGTGCGCGCGGGGGACGATGTGGCGCTTTCCAGCCTGACTTCGGCCTCTGGCAACATGTTTGCCGAGGTGGCCCTGGGCGGCCTGATTACCATTCCGACCGCCTTCATTTTTCTTGGACAGCAAGCCGAGCGCGTCGCCAGCAAGGGATCGCTCACGCTGGGTTTCATGGCCATGCCCAACATATTCGCCAATATGCCGCTTGGTTCGGCCGTCGGCTTCTTCTGGTTTTTTCTGTTGTTTGTTGCCGCCATAACCAGTTCGATCTCTATGCTGCAGCCGGCCATCGCCTTTCTGGAAGAAGGACTGGGCATCGGTCGCCGCGTGTCGGTTGCCCTGCTGGCCTTCATCACCGCGGTTGGCTGTGGCTTTGTGGTTCAGTTTTCGGAGGACCTGCGGGCTCTCGATTACTTGAATTTCTGGGTGGGCACCTTGTTGATCTACGTCCTGGCCACGATTCTCGTGATCTTTTTTGCCCGCGTCATAGGCGTCGATGCGGGCATGGACGAAGCCGAGCGCGGCGGATTGATTCACATCCCGCGGGTCTTCCGTTTCATATTGAAGTATGTTTCGCCGCTTTACCTGATTGTGCTCTTTGGCGCATGGCTGTATTACGATGGACCGGCGCAATGGGAAAAGCTGCGCGAGGATGAGGTCGCGCGCTACACCGTCTTTTTTGTGCTTTTTCTGGGCGGCTTTTTCGCCACGCTGGTTGCGGCGGCCGTTCGTCGCTGGCGCGCTCTGGAGGCCGGTCAATGA
- the mltG gene encoding endolytic transglycosylase MltG, whose translation MGSARMKKMLILALAVGGALLLGGFALVQWRGAAAGDGTHRVEFEVAAGAGALSVSRALKDQGLVRDADWFRTYLRLRGLSGKLKTGVYELNDGMSVGQIAAILSEGRVRLIALTIPEGWNNRQIGDYLAEKGFVRDRAEFLRIASDPDTLRRYGISDASTEGYLFPETYMAPPGYPAAKLQELMLKRYQQVLKEVVGDRQYSPVELRERVILASIVEREAVRPEERPMMSQVFLNRLHKRMRLESCATIQYLLDRPRAKLYDKDLQIVSPYNTYRNAGLPPGPISNPGRAAIEAAFAPAQSEFLYFVLKPDGSHHFSATYSEHLEAKRRYLGG comes from the coding sequence ATGGGATCTGCTCGCATGAAGAAAATGCTGATTCTGGCGCTGGCCGTCGGCGGAGCATTGCTGCTGGGCGGCTTTGCCCTGGTGCAGTGGCGGGGCGCCGCGGCCGGCGACGGTACGCATCGCGTTGAATTTGAAGTGGCCGCGGGGGCTGGCGCCCTGAGCGTTTCGCGCGCCCTGAAAGATCAAGGATTGGTGCGCGATGCCGACTGGTTTCGCACCTACCTGCGTTTGCGGGGACTCTCCGGAAAACTGAAAACTGGCGTCTATGAATTGAACGACGGAATGAGCGTCGGCCAAATAGCCGCGATACTGAGCGAGGGTCGCGTTCGTTTGATTGCCTTAACCATTCCGGAGGGCTGGAACAATCGCCAAATCGGCGACTACCTGGCGGAGAAGGGATTTGTGCGCGACCGCGCCGAGTTTCTGAGAATAGCCAGCGATCCAGACACGTTGCGGCGCTACGGAATTTCCGACGCCAGTACCGAGGGCTATCTGTTCCCGGAAACCTACATGGCCCCGCCTGGCTATCCGGCGGCGAAGCTTCAGGAACTGATGCTCAAGCGCTACCAGCAGGTTCTCAAGGAAGTTGTCGGCGATCGTCAGTACTCGCCGGTTGAGCTCCGCGAACGGGTGATCCTGGCAAGCATCGTGGAACGCGAGGCGGTGCGACCGGAAGAGCGGCCCATGATGTCGCAGGTGTTTCTGAACCGTCTGCACAAGCGTATGCGTCTGGAGTCCTGCGCTACCATTCAATACTTGCTGGATCGGCCGCGCGCAAAGCTGTACGACAAAGATCTTCAGATTGTATCGCCTTACAATACCTATCGAAATGCGGGCCTGCCGCCAGGGCCCATTTCCAATCCAGGGCGGGCGGCCATTGAGGCGGCTTTTGCTCCGGCGCAATCCGAGTTCCTGTATTTTGTCCTGAAACCGGACGGCTCCCATCATTTTAGCGCAACCTACAGCGAACACCTTGAAGCCAAGCGACGCTATCTCGGCGGCTGA
- a CDS encoding enoyl-CoA hydratase/isomerase family protein yields the protein MKTIDVEILKQEEGGNIAVLYLDNAETRNSLTLELGLQFHHEITRLSTDESEIRALVISGRNGVFSSGGDFGLLASFAERDPDENRSFMGSFYRLFLSVRSAPFPVIAAVNGHAVGASLALALACDIRYFVPDAKYAFNFVRIGIHPGMGSSFLVKEVAGLHQAQELLLSGRYFSGEEALRRGLCHDVFPAAQVMERALETAREIAAAAPQAVRLLKKGLYLNHSLEEALDYEAAAQAENYQSEDFREALRSIGEKRSPRFRGV from the coding sequence ATGAAAACGATCGACGTAGAAATCCTCAAGCAGGAGGAGGGCGGCAACATTGCCGTGCTCTATCTGGACAACGCGGAAACTCGTAATTCGCTAACCCTCGAACTGGGGCTGCAGTTCCACCACGAGATCACGCGGCTTTCCACAGATGAGTCCGAGATCCGGGCGCTTGTAATCAGCGGACGCAACGGCGTGTTTTCCAGCGGCGGCGACTTTGGTTTGCTGGCCAGCTTTGCCGAACGAGATCCCGATGAGAATCGCAGCTTCATGGGCTCCTTTTACCGACTCTTCTTGAGCGTTCGCAGCGCTCCTTTTCCCGTCATTGCTGCTGTCAACGGACACGCCGTCGGCGCTTCGCTGGCCCTCGCGCTGGCCTGCGATATTCGCTATTTTGTTCCAGACGCAAAGTATGCCTTTAATTTTGTGCGCATTGGCATCCATCCCGGCATGGGTTCCAGCTTCCTGGTCAAGGAGGTCGCCGGTCTACATCAAGCGCAGGAGCTGCTGCTCAGCGGGCGCTACTTCTCCGGGGAGGAGGCCTTACGTCGCGGTTTGTGCCATGATGTATTTCCGGCAGCGCAAGTGATGGAGCGGGCGCTGGAGACGGCCCGCGAAATTGCCGCTGCCGCGCCCCAGGCCGTGCGTCTGTTGAAAAAGGGTCTGTACCTGAACCACAGTCTTGAAGAAGCGTTGGACTACGAGGCGGCGGCGCAGGCCGAAAACTACCAGAGCGAGGATTTCCGGGAGGCGCTGCGTTCCATTGGCGAGAAGCGCAGTCCACGCTTTCGCGGCGTCTGA